One region of Bradyrhizobium betae genomic DNA includes:
- a CDS encoding DUF7220 family protein: protein MSTAIGFAVALLAQIFVFPLFGFRPALHENLMITAIFTVVSIVRQFVMRRLFERLHIRRPLSPFMQAVIAERFRQIEQEGWDATHDDAHRQGEMAQAGAAYALGNETVFCDNGDDIRGNCVRINGQMIWPWAVDWWKPKEFRRNQVRAAALIVAEGEKFDRARNSRRETKRSGNA, encoded by the coding sequence ATGTCGACCGCGATCGGCTTTGCCGTCGCTCTACTGGCGCAGATCTTCGTCTTCCCGCTGTTCGGCTTTCGTCCCGCGCTGCACGAGAACCTGATGATCACGGCGATCTTCACGGTTGTCTCGATCGTTCGCCAATTCGTGATGCGTCGCCTGTTCGAGCGGCTGCATATCCGCCGGCCATTGTCGCCATTCATGCAAGCTGTAATTGCCGAGCGCTTCCGCCAGATCGAGCAGGAGGGCTGGGACGCAACTCACGACGACGCTCACCGGCAAGGCGAGATGGCTCAAGCCGGCGCGGCTTACGCGCTCGGGAATGAGACCGTATTTTGCGACAACGGCGACGACATCCGGGGCAACTGCGTTCGCATCAATGGTCAGATGATCTGGCCTTGGGCTGTCGACTGGTGGAAGCCCAAGGAGTTTCGGCGCAACCAGGTGCGAGCCGCGGCTCTGATCGTCGCGGAAGGCGAGAAATTCGACCGCGCTCGCAACTCACGACGTGAGACCAAGCGGAGCGGGAACGCATGA
- a CDS encoding Spo0J and IME4 domain-containing protein, with product MILEPGHDPIKFHPLANLFPMLSDQELEDLGEDIRLNGQLEDVILHRDMILDGRNRYTAATRRGLPVRCGIFEGDDHQALRFVASKNLWRRHLKEGDRARIAARITTLKLGSNQHTQAAPIGAPLLDLVEEAAGKPAATSLPMISQSEAAEIMNVGRRSVQRAVVFEEKASDELKAAYEQGKVSISTAAEIAEALPPEQQKAVAELSEKEILDRAKIIRKEQNDKRRADRADDIRKKAEASTSLPTGRKFPLIYLDPPTKFAAGDSDRSTENHYPTMTEEEISALPIADLALDKCVMLIWTTVPWLEKTLRLIKGWGFEYKSCAVWDKVDIGLGYWWQNQHEILISASRGDPVTPENGSILGPSLYREKRGRHSAKPEYFRSMIDGVPEWKDWPKVELFPRVNGSLPNGWFGWGNEANVPPQQSLGIEDEEQMA from the coding sequence GTGATCCTCGAGCCCGGCCACGACCCGATCAAATTCCACCCTCTGGCCAACCTGTTTCCGATGCTGTCGGACCAGGAGCTGGAGGACCTCGGCGAGGATATCCGCCTCAACGGTCAGCTCGAGGATGTAATCCTGCATCGGGACATGATCCTGGACGGCCGTAACCGCTACACGGCGGCAACGCGGAGGGGGCTGCCCGTTCGTTGCGGGATTTTCGAAGGCGACGATCATCAGGCTCTTCGCTTCGTGGCATCCAAGAACCTGTGGCGACGTCATCTGAAAGAAGGTGACCGCGCGCGCATCGCGGCACGCATCACCACACTGAAGCTTGGGTCCAACCAGCACACCCAGGCTGCGCCAATTGGCGCACCCCTTCTCGATCTCGTCGAAGAAGCCGCAGGCAAGCCTGCCGCAACTTCGCTTCCGATGATCTCGCAGTCAGAGGCCGCAGAGATCATGAACGTCGGGCGTCGCAGCGTGCAGCGCGCGGTCGTATTCGAGGAAAAAGCCTCGGACGAACTCAAGGCCGCCTATGAGCAGGGCAAGGTTTCGATCTCGACTGCAGCCGAGATCGCGGAAGCGCTGCCGCCGGAACAGCAGAAGGCGGTCGCCGAGCTGTCTGAAAAGGAAATCCTCGATCGAGCCAAGATCATCCGGAAAGAGCAGAACGACAAGCGGCGCGCCGATCGGGCCGATGACATCCGCAAGAAGGCGGAGGCCTCAACCTCGCTGCCGACGGGCCGAAAATTTCCGCTAATCTATCTCGACCCGCCGACGAAATTTGCGGCTGGCGATTCCGATCGTTCGACTGAGAACCACTATCCGACGATGACGGAGGAGGAGATCTCGGCCTTGCCGATCGCCGATCTCGCGCTCGACAAATGCGTGATGCTAATCTGGACTACCGTTCCCTGGCTGGAAAAGACGCTGCGGCTCATCAAGGGGTGGGGCTTCGAATACAAGTCTTGCGCGGTCTGGGACAAGGTCGACATCGGGCTCGGCTATTGGTGGCAGAACCAGCATGAGATCCTGATCTCGGCGTCGCGCGGCGATCCTGTGACCCCCGAAAACGGCTCGATCCTGGGCCCCTCGCTGTATCGCGAGAAACGCGGCCGTCACTCTGCGAAGCCCGAATATTTCCGTTCGATGATCGACGGCGTCCCCGAATGGAAGGACTGGCCGAAAGTCGAACTGTTCCCTCGGGTCAACGGATCGCTTCCAAACGGGTGGTTCGGCTGGGGCAATGAGGCAAACGTGCCGCCGCAGCAATCGCTCGGCATCGAGGACGAGGAACAGATGGCATGA
- a CDS encoding DUF6745 domain-containing protein, translating to MAKIQKMTDEQQAALPAFREQWRAVGLSTAPIHEEAARSAVRALYKAGDQAEPLAVITLASPMACLIARAICEKLLKENLSDNQRLVLERKLRDQLWDQLWGQLRDQLGGQLRGQLGGQLGGQLRDQLGGQLGGQLGGQLWDQLWGQLRDQLWGQLRDQLGGQLRGQLRDQLWGQLRDQLWDQLRDQLRDQLWDQLRDQLYQSSYFIGGLDAYWLAFYEYGERIGARYEARTKLLFDAYRAYALSAGWLYPYKSIAFVSDRPAEIHFDAQQRLHSANGMAVRFRDGWGLHAWHGLRVPARLIEAAEFSADAVEGEANAEFRRVLLEREYGGRSGFELYAEQRAAKVISEDISHGFPRRLLEVNVRGERIRVVEVINGSLEPDGTRRKFHLGAMAGDTPADVIAASYGIAPKHYREAVRS from the coding sequence ATGGCGAAGATCCAGAAGATGACGGATGAGCAGCAAGCCGCGTTGCCTGCATTCCGCGAGCAGTGGCGTGCGGTCGGCTTGTCGACCGCACCAATCCACGAAGAGGCTGCGCGAAGCGCAGTCCGCGCTCTTTACAAAGCGGGCGACCAGGCCGAGCCGCTTGCGGTCATCACACTCGCCTCGCCGATGGCGTGCCTGATCGCACGCGCCATTTGCGAAAAATTGCTGAAGGAAAATCTCAGCGACAATCAGCGGCTGGTGTTGGAGAGAAAGCTCAGGGACCAGCTCTGGGACCAGCTCTGGGGCCAGCTCAGGGACCAGCTCGGGGGCCAGCTCAGGGGCCAGCTCGGGGGCCAGCTCGGGGGCCAGCTCAGGGACCAGCTCGGGGGCCAGCTCGGGGGCCAGCTCGGGGGCCAGCTCTGGGACCAGCTCTGGGGCCAGCTCAGGGACCAGCTCTGGGGCCAGCTCAGGGACCAGCTCGGGGGCCAGCTCAGGGGCCAGCTCAGGGACCAGCTCTGGGGCCAGCTCAGGGACCAGCTCTGGGACCAGCTCAGGGACCAGCTCAGGGACCAGCTCTGGGACCAGCTCAGGGACCAGCTCTACCAATCTTCGTACTTCATCGGCGGCCTCGATGCCTATTGGCTGGCCTTCTATGAATACGGAGAACGGATTGGCGCGCGCTACGAAGCGCGCACCAAACTCCTTTTTGACGCCTACCGCGCTTACGCGCTCTCGGCGGGTTGGCTCTACCCGTACAAATCGATCGCGTTCGTCAGCGATCGGCCGGCGGAGATTCACTTTGATGCGCAGCAGCGCCTGCACTCGGCAAACGGAATGGCGGTCCGCTTTCGCGACGGCTGGGGCCTTCACGCCTGGCATGGCCTCCGGGTTCCGGCACGTCTGATCGAAGCGGCCGAGTTCTCGGCCGACGCCGTCGAGGGTGAAGCCAACGCCGAGTTTCGCCGCGTCCTGCTGGAGCGTGAATATGGCGGCCGGAGCGGCTTTGAGCTCTACGCCGAACAACGCGCTGCGAAAGTCATCAGCGAAGACATCAGCCACGGTTTCCCGCGCAGGCTCCTCGAGGTGAATGTGAGGGGCGAGAGGATCCGTGTCGTTGAGGTGATCAACGGCTCGCTCGAGCCTGACGGCACGCGCCGCAAATTCCACCTGGGCGCCATGGCCGGCGATACGCCCGCCGATGTGATCGCCGCCAGCTACGGCATCGCGCCCAAGCACTACCGCGAAGCGGTTCGGAGCTAG
- a CDS encoding S24 family peptidase encodes MLARDPGSRLCAPNLLDNALGGVQAHGSQFAIIANCSQTNFAIVAIDYFANTANDCDMNSLGDKQRRWLSEQLERMGRGARIGLANHLNIRPDAVTRMTNISNSKETRDISLEELVGMAEFFKEEPPGLREAKERASQAAQTVVKVVGRIGAGQEILPELEQLPPEGLFQIEVPFPVPDNTLAFEVEGESMWPRYDPGDVVLCWKEGTNANEVIGWEAAVMTDQGQRYLKRILHGSKAKLFNLESFNAPVIRDVKLTWISKVQLVVRAGEWRQIGRAAQSRISKKLAGQR; translated from the coding sequence ATGCTTGCCCGTGACCCGGGAAGCCGTCTCTGCGCCCCCAATCTTCTCGATAACGCTCTTGGCGGGGTTCAAGCTCATGGATCGCAATTTGCGATCATCGCAAATTGTAGTCAAACGAATTTTGCGATTGTCGCGATAGACTATTTTGCGAATACCGCAAATGATTGCGATATGAACAGCTTAGGTGACAAACAACGGCGTTGGCTCAGTGAACAACTTGAGCGGATGGGCCGGGGCGCGCGTATCGGACTGGCGAATCACCTCAACATTCGCCCCGACGCCGTCACGCGAATGACCAACATCAGCAACTCCAAAGAGACCCGCGATATATCGCTTGAAGAACTCGTTGGAATGGCTGAGTTTTTCAAGGAGGAGCCGCCTGGTCTTCGCGAGGCGAAGGAACGCGCGTCTCAGGCGGCGCAAACTGTGGTCAAGGTCGTCGGCCGGATCGGCGCGGGCCAGGAGATACTGCCCGAACTCGAGCAGCTGCCGCCCGAGGGCCTGTTCCAGATCGAAGTCCCCTTCCCCGTCCCCGACAACACGCTGGCTTTCGAGGTCGAGGGCGAGAGCATGTGGCCGCGGTACGATCCCGGCGACGTCGTCCTGTGCTGGAAAGAGGGCACCAACGCCAACGAGGTCATCGGCTGGGAAGCGGCTGTCATGACCGACCAGGGCCAGCGCTACCTCAAGCGGATCCTGCATGGCAGCAAGGCCAAGCTTTTCAACCTGGAGAGCTTCAACGCCCCCGTGATCCGGGACGTCAAGCTGACGTGGATTTCCAAGGTGCAACTGGTCGTCCGGGCGGGAGAATGGCGGCAGATCGGGCGGGCAGCGCAGAGCCGCATTTCCAAGAAACTCGCGGGACAACGATGA
- a CDS encoding AAA family ATPase: MEDRTNHNRFAAQLAERMRNETAVIVLPAAPRIDTAYVAAGEARIVDFEQHASGDKPARKPRKARVTPTAAPTPVSTAARAATVAPTQPTTEPAAMSNVYNIFAPAASTTAHLKAGFMGKQGAGKSVTGSLFAIALVRHLKACGVTYASKPVAFFDTETGSDWMIPLFEEVGIPLVVAKKRTFSDLIAAMKWAEENASVLIIDSITHPWRELQESYLKKKQRSFLQIDDWSFLKGPHGWQQFTDLYINSKLHIIMCGRAGDDTEQYTDENGKRQFEKVGVKMKTETETGFEPSLLVLMERDMNLRTNKVAHVASVVKDRSMLLDGKDFKFEGYYENGERLPTETLVKQVWTAFAPHILRLNIGGQHVGVQAMGDSTHMIKTERRDWQPVQRKIVLDEIKDLLTMHVPGQTVADKQRRVVLMKDHFSAGWVEIEETFDLLTLRAGYDSLHQALEGKPSRYAAAMEAEHVPPLADDIPHSRIKADAAPADLNDSLPEFAAAAG; this comes from the coding sequence ATGGAAGACCGCACCAACCACAACCGCTTCGCCGCCCAGCTCGCCGAGCGCATGCGCAACGAGACGGCGGTCATCGTGCTGCCCGCGGCACCCAGGATCGATACCGCCTACGTCGCCGCAGGCGAAGCCAGGATCGTCGACTTCGAGCAGCACGCCAGCGGCGACAAGCCGGCGCGCAAACCAAGGAAGGCGCGCGTTACGCCCACCGCCGCACCTACCCCCGTTTCCACGGCCGCGCGCGCCGCGACGGTCGCACCCACCCAACCCACCACGGAGCCCGCCGCCATGTCCAACGTCTACAACATCTTCGCACCTGCCGCGTCCACGACCGCGCATCTCAAAGCCGGATTCATGGGCAAGCAGGGTGCCGGCAAGTCAGTGACCGGAAGCCTGTTCGCCATCGCCCTCGTCCGCCACCTCAAGGCCTGCGGCGTGACCTATGCGAGCAAGCCGGTCGCCTTCTTCGATACCGAGACGGGCTCTGACTGGATGATCCCGCTGTTCGAGGAGGTCGGTATCCCGCTGGTCGTCGCCAAGAAGCGGACCTTCTCGGACCTGATCGCGGCGATGAAATGGGCGGAGGAGAACGCCTCCGTGCTGATCATCGACAGCATCACCCATCCGTGGCGCGAGCTCCAGGAGAGCTACCTCAAGAAGAAGCAGCGCAGTTTTCTTCAGATCGACGACTGGTCGTTCCTCAAGGGGCCGCACGGCTGGCAGCAGTTCACCGACCTCTACATCAACTCCAAGCTCCACATCATCATGTGCGGGCGCGCCGGCGACGACACCGAGCAATATACCGACGAGAACGGCAAGCGCCAGTTCGAGAAGGTCGGCGTCAAGATGAAGACCGAGACTGAGACCGGCTTCGAACCCTCGCTGCTGGTGCTGATGGAGCGCGACATGAACCTGCGCACCAACAAGGTCGCCCACGTCGCCTCCGTCGTGAAGGACCGCTCGATGCTGCTCGACGGCAAGGACTTCAAGTTCGAAGGCTATTACGAGAACGGCGAACGCCTTCCGACCGAAACCCTGGTCAAGCAGGTCTGGACCGCGTTTGCGCCCCACATCCTGCGTCTCAACATCGGCGGCCAGCATGTCGGCGTGCAGGCGATGGGGGACTCGACCCACATGATCAAGACCGAGCGTCGCGACTGGCAGCCCGTGCAGCGCAAGATCGTGCTCGACGAGATCAAGGATCTGCTGACGATGCACGTCCCCGGCCAGACCGTGGCCGACAAGCAGCGCCGCGTCGTCCTGATGAAGGATCATTTCTCCGCCGGGTGGGTCGAGATCGAGGAGACCTTCGACCTGCTCACGCTGCGCGCCGGCTATGACAGCCTGCACCAGGCGCTGGAGGGCAAGCCGTCGCGCTACGCAGCCGCGATGGAAGCCGAGCACGTGCCGCCGCTCGCCGATGACATCCCGCATTCCAGGATCAAGGCGGACGCGGCACCCGCCGACCTGAACGACTCCCTGCCCGAGTTCGCGGCGGCGGCCGGGTAG
- a CDS encoding tyrosine-type recombinase/integrase → MPLKLRPPRKGKTPNFEVRGTYLGVYVECSSGSPRRALAEKKLREIERCIEDHGQWPAPEAAPGPREPTFVSAVESYLRSGGAGRHLFPLVKHFGDTLLRDIDQQAIDGASGALYPHITNGGTLNAYVHTPMSAVMHHVLGDSCPTIRRPKGAGGRPRNVFMWPEDAFLIIGEADKIEEEFGLYLRMLIFTGIRKSEGQHLLAADVRPEERAAWLRTSKNEDPRMLHLKAELVGPLFAHLAKNPDRKFLFRWRGGSQIDWLLRRAKMAACGLECPKYWIKGWKAPAYRLDFVTCHVFRHSWATWLRRYAGADVQGLAATGNWRNVRSAERYSHVVASEEWNRVDDLPSMETQSGNGRGKAIGE, encoded by the coding sequence GTGCCGCTCAAGCTCAGGCCGCCGCGGAAAGGCAAAACGCCCAACTTCGAGGTCCGTGGAACCTACCTTGGCGTCTACGTGGAATGCAGTAGCGGATCTCCTCGGCGAGCCCTCGCTGAGAAAAAGCTCAGAGAGATCGAGCGGTGCATCGAAGACCACGGACAGTGGCCAGCCCCCGAGGCTGCGCCTGGTCCGCGAGAGCCAACCTTCGTAAGCGCCGTCGAATCCTATCTCCGGTCCGGCGGCGCCGGCCGGCATCTCTTCCCGCTGGTCAAGCACTTCGGGGACACCCTGCTCAGGGACATCGACCAGCAGGCGATCGACGGGGCATCCGGCGCGCTCTATCCCCACATCACGAACGGCGGCACTCTCAACGCCTACGTTCATACGCCGATGTCGGCGGTCATGCATCATGTCCTGGGCGACAGCTGCCCGACCATCCGACGACCCAAAGGCGCCGGCGGACGCCCCCGCAACGTCTTCATGTGGCCGGAGGACGCCTTCCTGATCATCGGCGAGGCCGACAAGATCGAGGAGGAGTTCGGTCTCTATCTGCGCATGCTGATCTTCACCGGCATCCGCAAGAGCGAGGGGCAGCATCTGCTCGCCGCCGACGTCCGGCCGGAGGAGCGTGCCGCATGGCTTCGGACCTCGAAGAACGAGGATCCGCGGATGCTGCACCTCAAGGCCGAGCTGGTCGGCCCCTTGTTTGCACACCTTGCAAAGAACCCTGACCGCAAGTTCCTGTTTCGCTGGCGGGGCGGCAGCCAGATCGACTGGCTGCTGAGGCGGGCCAAGATGGCCGCTTGCGGGCTGGAATGTCCGAAATACTGGATCAAGGGCTGGAAGGCGCCCGCCTACCGGCTCGACTTCGTGACCTGCCATGTATTCCGCCACAGCTGGGCGACATGGCTGCGCCGGTATGCCGGGGCTGACGTGCAGGGGCTAGCTGCGACCGGCAACTGGCGTAATGTGCGCAGCGCCGAACGCTACTCGCACGTGGTCGCCAGCGAAGAGTGGAACCGGGTTGATGATCTCCCTTCCATGGAAACGCAGTCGGGGAATGGCCGGGGAAAAGCCATCGGCGAGTGA
- a CDS encoding xanthine dehydrogenase family protein molybdopterin-binding subunit, with product MQEHTKSSTLENAIALQKYGVGQPVRRKEDDTLVRGKGRYTDDFNLPGQAHAVVVRSTHAHGVIRGIGLDAARAMPGVLGVWTGKDLDAAGYGPFTCGLPLKNRDGSPLLQTNRQPLATDKVRFVGDPVAFVVAETLAQARDAAEAVELDIEPLPAVTDPEEAAKPGAPQLYDHIPNNVALDYHYGDMDKVNAAFAGAAHVTRIDIENTRVAVVSMEPRVGLASYDKTTERYTIQMPTQGVAGNRANLAKNLKVPNEKVRILTANVGGSFGMKNVNYPEYMCILYAAKALGRPVKWLDERSTAFLSDSHGRAQKIHAELALDAEGHFLAAKLSGYGNLGAYITGVAPGPLSLNTGKNFSSVYRTPLMGVDIKTVLTNTTLMGAYRGAGRPEANYYMERLIDRAADEMGINRLTIRKRNFIKPNQMPFPASSGVTYDSGDFQAVFNKALEISDHENFAKRKKESKKAGKLRGIAVGSYLEVTAPPSPELGKIVFDPDGSVQLITGTLDYGQGHATPFAQVLCAQLGVPFESVKLVQGDSDIVHTGNGTGGSRSITATGQAIVEASKLVIEKGKRAAAHMLEASEADIEFADGSFTIAGTDRSIDIMELAKKLHDGKTPDGVPDSLDVDHTSEPVPSAFPNGCHVAEVEIDPDTGVVQIVRYSAVNDFGTVINPMLVAGQLHGGVVQGIGQALMEHVRYDESGQPITGSLMDYALPRAEDVPFMEVGDHPVPATTNPLGSKGCGEAGCAGSLSTVVNAVVDALSDYGIKHIDMPLTPERVWRAIQDAKGKAA from the coding sequence ATGCAAGAACACACCAAATCGTCCACGCTCGAAAACGCTATTGCACTGCAAAAATACGGCGTCGGGCAGCCGGTCCGCCGCAAGGAAGACGACACGCTGGTGCGCGGCAAGGGCCGCTATACCGACGATTTCAACCTGCCCGGCCAGGCCCATGCCGTGGTGGTCCGCTCGACCCATGCCCATGGCGTGATCCGCGGCATCGGCCTTGATGCCGCCAGGGCGATGCCGGGCGTGCTGGGGGTGTGGACCGGCAAGGACCTCGATGCCGCCGGCTACGGCCCCTTCACCTGCGGCCTGCCGCTGAAGAACCGCGACGGCTCCCCCCTGCTCCAGACCAACCGCCAGCCGCTGGCGACCGACAAAGTCCGCTTCGTCGGCGACCCCGTCGCCTTCGTGGTGGCGGAGACGCTGGCGCAGGCGCGCGATGCCGCCGAGGCGGTGGAGCTCGATATCGAGCCGCTGCCCGCCGTGACCGATCCCGAGGAAGCCGCCAAACCGGGCGCGCCGCAGCTTTACGACCACATCCCGAACAACGTTGCGCTCGACTACCACTACGGCGACATGGACAAGGTCAACGCGGCGTTCGCCGGCGCGGCCCACGTCACCAGGATCGACATCGAGAACACCCGCGTCGCCGTGGTCTCGATGGAACCGCGCGTTGGCCTGGCCTCCTACGACAAGACCACCGAGCGCTACACCATCCAGATGCCGACGCAGGGCGTCGCGGGCAACCGCGCCAACCTCGCCAAGAACCTGAAGGTGCCGAACGAGAAGGTCCGCATCCTCACCGCCAATGTCGGCGGCTCCTTCGGCATGAAGAACGTCAACTACCCCGAATACATGTGCATCCTGTATGCGGCCAAGGCGCTGGGACGCCCGGTGAAGTGGCTCGACGAGCGCTCGACCGCCTTCCTCTCCGACAGCCATGGCCGCGCGCAAAAGATCCACGCCGAACTGGCGCTCGACGCCGAGGGGCACTTCCTCGCGGCCAAGCTGTCCGGCTACGGCAATCTCGGTGCCTACATCACCGGCGTCGCGCCCGGCCCGCTCTCGCTCAACACCGGCAAGAACTTCTCCAGCGTCTACCGGACGCCGCTGATGGGCGTCGACATCAAGACCGTGCTGACCAACACCACGCTGATGGGCGCCTATCGCGGCGCCGGCCGGCCCGAGGCGAACTACTACATGGAGCGGCTGATCGACCGCGCCGCCGACGAGATGGGCATCAACCGGCTGACGATACGCAAGCGCAACTTCATCAAGCCGAACCAGATGCCGTTCCCGGCCTCCTCCGGCGTCACCTATGACAGCGGCGACTTCCAGGCCGTCTTCAACAAGGCGCTGGAGATCTCCGACCACGAGAATTTCGCCAAGCGCAAGAAGGAGAGCAAGAAGGCCGGCAAGCTGCGCGGCATCGCCGTCGGCTCCTATCTCGAGGTCACCGCGCCGCCGAGCCCAGAGCTCGGCAAGATCGTGTTCGATCCCGATGGCAGCGTGCAGCTGATCACCGGCACGCTCGACTACGGCCAGGGCCATGCCACACCATTCGCGCAGGTGCTGTGCGCGCAGCTGGGGGTTCCCTTCGAGAGCGTGAAGCTGGTGCAGGGCGACAGCGACATCGTCCACACCGGCAACGGCACCGGCGGATCGCGCTCGATCACCGCGACCGGGCAGGCCATCGTCGAGGCCTCGAAGCTCGTCATCGAAAAGGGCAAGCGCGCCGCAGCCCACATGCTCGAAGCGTCCGAGGCCGACATCGAGTTCGCCGACGGCAGCTTCACGATCGCCGGCACCGACCGCAGCATCGACATCATGGAGCTGGCCAAAAAGCTGCATGACGGCAAGACGCCGGACGGTGTGCCTGACAGCCTCGACGTCGACCACACCAGCGAGCCGGTACCGTCGGCGTTCCCGAACGGCTGCCACGTCGCCGAGGTCGAGATCGACCCTGACACCGGCGTGGTGCAGATCGTCCGCTACAGCGCGGTGAACGATTTCGGCACGGTGATCAACCCGATGCTGGTCGCGGGACAGCTCCATGGCGGTGTGGTCCAGGGCATCGGCCAGGCGCTGATGGAGCACGTCCGCTACGACGAGAGCGGGCAGCCGATCACGGGCTCGCTGATGGACTACGCCCTGCCCCGGGCCGAGGACGTGCCGTTCATGGAGGTCGGCGATCACCCGGTGCCCGCCACGACCAATCCGCTCGGCAGCAAGGGCTGCGGCGAAGCCGGCTGCGCCGGCAGCCTGTCGACCGTCGTGAACGCAGTGGTCGACGCGCTCTCCGATTACGGCATCAAGCACATCGACATGCCGCTGACCCCGGAGCGGGTGTGGCGCGCGATCCAGGACGCGAAGGGCAAGGCGGCGTAG
- a CDS encoding YaiI/YqxD family protein, giving the protein MTDTPTRIYVDADACPVKDEIYRVALRHGVPVSVVAGNFIRVPQDPLIERIAAGAGMDAADDWIVERVKPGDVVVTSDIPLASRCVKAGADVIAPNGKPFTEESIGMTLAVRNLMTDLRSAGEVTGGPRSFAPRDRSAFLSALDQTLRRIQRRRTDATATSQNLSQG; this is encoded by the coding sequence ATGACTGATACCCCCACCCGCATCTATGTCGACGCCGACGCCTGCCCGGTCAAGGACGAGATCTACCGCGTCGCGCTCCGGCATGGCGTGCCCGTGAGCGTGGTCGCCGGCAACTTCATCCGTGTGCCGCAGGATCCGCTGATCGAGCGCATCGCGGCGGGCGCCGGCATGGACGCCGCCGACGACTGGATCGTGGAGCGGGTCAAACCCGGCGACGTCGTCGTGACCTCGGATATTCCGCTGGCCAGCCGCTGCGTGAAGGCGGGCGCCGACGTGATCGCGCCGAACGGCAAGCCGTTCACAGAGGAATCGATCGGCATGACGCTGGCGGTGCGCAATCTGATGACCGATCTGCGTTCTGCCGGTGAAGTCACGGGCGGCCCGCGCTCGTTCGCGCCGCGCGACCGCTCGGCCTTCCTCTCCGCGCTCGACCAGACGCTGCGCCGGATCCAACGCCGCCGCACGGATGCGACCGCAACGAGCCAGAATTTGAGTCAGGGCTGA